In a genomic window of Streptomyces pristinaespiralis:
- a CDS encoding SUKH-4 family immunity protein translates to MLFSVDLKSLERTVGEENVHRLQPQVAEAYGFNGEALRFLTEIGLPDDEEFEITFRMPVTFDAAFIWDRASREARGWHFPAGVESVVKIGAFPINAVVIDPNTGVVYQFTDAIKELIPVHGDLSSLARTVSSFLEYIGTYSRHEDEDDEDVEYVRRKREVDDMMSGIRLVDSLPFANEYSEWVELFDNLEGGIYT, encoded by the coding sequence GTGCTCTTCAGTGTTGATCTCAAGTCCCTGGAGCGGACGGTCGGCGAGGAGAACGTCCACCGTCTGCAGCCGCAAGTGGCGGAGGCGTACGGATTCAATGGGGAGGCGCTTCGGTTCCTCACTGAGATCGGGCTGCCGGACGACGAAGAGTTCGAAATCACTTTCCGCATGCCCGTTACATTCGACGCCGCGTTCATCTGGGACCGTGCGTCCCGGGAGGCGCGCGGCTGGCACTTCCCTGCCGGGGTGGAAAGCGTGGTGAAGATCGGCGCGTTCCCCATCAATGCGGTGGTCATCGATCCGAACACTGGCGTTGTCTACCAGTTCACTGACGCCATCAAGGAACTGATTCCCGTCCACGGAGATCTTTCCTCGCTGGCCCGTACGGTTTCATCGTTCCTGGAGTACATCGGCACGTACTCCAGACATGAGGACGAGGACGACGAAGACGTCGAATACGTGCGGCGCAAGCGCGAGGTGGACGACATGATGTCCGGCATCCGGCTCGTCGATTCGCTGCCGTTCGCGAACGAGTACAGCGAGTGGGTGGAACTGTTCGACAACCTCGAAGGCGGCATCTATACCTGA
- a CDS encoding methyltransferase translates to MRLVFGSLAAQTVRAAVRLRVVELLGDKKRSAVAVAADAGAAPQPMTRLLRALTSLGLLREHEAGSFSVTPAGTLLDPQRPHSLTSLVRMFTEPMMLRAWERLDDSVRTGDIAFDASSGKDFFSHLKELPDLSAEFNAAMSRAARATAAVLPHAFDFGRFRSVTDVGGGDGTVLSGVLREHPTLTGVVYDTEEGLAQAAATLVGQGLTPRCSLVAGDFFRSVPEGSDLYLMKSILHDWTDDQAVAILTHCRRVLPPAGRVLIVEPVLPEVVDTGTDTDGLTYLTDLNMLVNVGGRERTRTDFEDVCRRAGLALTSVTPLTRADPYFLIEATAA, encoded by the coding sequence ATGCGGCTCGTCTTCGGCAGCCTGGCCGCGCAGACCGTTCGCGCGGCCGTCCGGCTGCGGGTGGTGGAGCTGCTCGGTGACAAGAAGCGATCCGCCGTCGCAGTGGCCGCCGACGCAGGTGCGGCTCCCCAGCCCATGACGAGGCTGCTGCGCGCCCTGACGAGTCTGGGCCTGTTGCGCGAACACGAGGCGGGCTCCTTCTCGGTGACTCCCGCAGGTACCCTGCTCGACCCTCAAAGGCCCCACTCGCTCACCTCGCTGGTACGCATGTTCACCGAGCCGATGATGCTCCGTGCCTGGGAGCGCCTGGACGACAGCGTCCGAACCGGCGACATCGCGTTCGACGCGAGCTCCGGCAAGGACTTCTTCAGCCATCTCAAGGAACTCCCTGACCTGTCGGCCGAGTTCAACGCGGCCATGAGCCGAGCGGCCCGGGCGACGGCCGCTGTGCTGCCACACGCCTTCGACTTCGGCCGGTTCCGTTCGGTCACGGACGTCGGTGGCGGCGACGGCACCGTGCTGAGCGGCGTGCTCCGCGAGCACCCGACTCTGACGGGCGTCGTCTACGACACCGAGGAGGGCCTGGCCCAGGCGGCGGCGACGCTGGTGGGACAGGGGCTCACACCGCGGTGCTCCCTGGTGGCCGGCGACTTCTTCCGTTCGGTCCCCGAGGGCTCCGACCTCTACCTGATGAAGAGCATCCTGCACGACTGGACGGACGACCAGGCCGTCGCGATCCTGACCCACTGCCGTCGGGTGCTGCCGCCCGCAGGGCGCGTACTGATCGTGGAGCCTGTACTGCCCGAGGTCGTCGACACCGGCACGGACACCGACGGACTCACCTATCTCACCGACCTCAACATGCTGGTGAACGTGGGCGGCAGGGAGCGGACGCGGACAGACTTCGAGGACGTGTGCCGCAGGGCGGGTTTGGCACTCACCTCGGTGACCCCGCTGACGCGGGCCGATCCGTACTTCCTCATCGAGGCGACAGCCGCATGA
- a CDS encoding helix-turn-helix domain-containing protein → MRVLPQPVVTVVIGFEDGMLTVDGTNGRQTLGSLVAAPVPAPTRIRGERVECVEVHLSPVVASSLMGVSLAELDGEITDLENVWGRQTSRLREQLAATTSWPRRFALLDEFLAGRSAKPPSVDPEVAAGWERIVAQRGRIRVGDLAASCGWSRKRFWSRFSAQLGLTPKRAAMLVRFDHAATCLQAGRGPVETAMVCGYADQSHLHRDVLAFAGCTPGALTRATEGKQ, encoded by the coding sequence ATGCGGGTACTTCCTCAACCGGTCGTGACGGTCGTCATCGGATTCGAGGACGGCATGCTGACCGTCGACGGCACCAACGGCAGGCAGACGCTCGGGAGCCTCGTCGCCGCCCCGGTCCCTGCACCCACCCGCATCCGCGGCGAGCGGGTCGAGTGCGTCGAAGTGCACCTGTCACCGGTGGTCGCGTCCTCCCTGATGGGTGTCTCCCTGGCGGAACTCGACGGCGAAATCACCGACCTGGAGAACGTATGGGGGCGGCAGACGAGCCGACTGCGGGAGCAGCTGGCCGCCACCACGTCGTGGCCACGACGCTTCGCGCTCTTGGACGAGTTCCTGGCAGGCCGGTCCGCGAAGCCACCGTCGGTCGACCCGGAGGTGGCCGCCGGCTGGGAGCGCATCGTCGCCCAACGCGGCCGGATACGGGTCGGCGACCTCGCCGCGTCCTGCGGATGGAGCCGTAAACGGTTCTGGTCCAGGTTCAGCGCCCAGCTCGGCCTCACACCCAAACGGGCCGCGATGCTCGTCCGGTTCGATCACGCCGCGACATGTCTCCAGGCGGGCCGGGGCCCCGTCGAAACCGCCATGGTCTGCGGTTATGCGGACCAATCCCATCTGCACCGCGATGTTCTGGCATTCGCCGGGTGCACGCCGGGTGCGTTGACTCGAGCAACCGAAGGGAAGCAATGA
- a CDS encoding DUF2075 domain-containing protein gives MLFRASATSVAARALDSSLFLHLTERFVHMHGYRPGASEVRSWERSIPVLAATLNDAGLGDVEMMLEYALPLNSKRADVVLAGVHPVTGEPSYVVVELKQWSQALPHEDDPTLCHVDAYAHPVLNPIEQVRRYSEYLVNFNGAVADHGHRVNGVAFLHNATEFGVSGLREIERDGRGLLFTGERRGAFIDHLRTLLSAEHPGARAADELCDGVAVPSKQLMSVAAEEVRERTQFVLLDEQQVAYRMVLNAVQKAKNADRKEVVIVTGGPGTGKSVIALQLLGELYRRGVPALHATGSQSFTKTMRKIAGARKREVQDLFKYFNSFMTAEKNTLGALICDEAHRIRETSANRFTRAGLRTGRAQIDELIDVAYVPVFFLDEHQVVRPGEMGTVADIKEAATKRGIPCHVVPLDSQFRCGGSDAYLRWVVRLLGLESGGPVTWDPDGRMQLLVADSPQEMEAFLEARRAQGYGARMSAGYCWRWSPEPKPGEPLPPDVVIGDWARPWNLRGDRAVSGAPPSALWATAPAGFGQVGCVYTAQGFEYDWSGVILGPDLVWRGDRWVTDRAESKDPVFKRSTSDGDVDRLIRNTYKVLLTRGMVGTVVYSTDPETRAKLRELVGDRERQPAAV, from the coding sequence TTGTTGTTCCGTGCGTCTGCCACATCGGTCGCGGCCAGGGCACTGGACAGTTCGCTGTTCCTGCACCTGACCGAGCGGTTCGTCCACATGCACGGCTACCGACCCGGCGCCTCCGAAGTGCGCTCCTGGGAGCGCAGCATTCCCGTCCTGGCCGCCACGCTCAACGACGCCGGCCTGGGCGACGTGGAAATGATGCTGGAGTACGCACTCCCGCTGAACAGCAAGCGCGCCGACGTCGTGCTCGCCGGGGTGCATCCCGTCACGGGGGAACCGTCGTACGTGGTGGTGGAGCTGAAGCAGTGGAGCCAGGCCCTTCCGCACGAGGACGATCCGACCCTGTGCCATGTCGATGCCTACGCCCACCCTGTCCTCAACCCGATCGAACAGGTGCGCCGCTACAGCGAGTACCTGGTCAACTTCAACGGTGCGGTGGCCGACCACGGCCACCGAGTCAACGGGGTGGCCTTCCTGCACAACGCCACGGAGTTCGGGGTGAGCGGACTTCGCGAGATCGAGCGTGACGGCCGAGGACTGCTTTTCACCGGCGAGCGCCGCGGTGCCTTCATCGACCACCTACGTACGCTGCTGAGCGCCGAACACCCGGGGGCGCGGGCGGCGGACGAACTGTGCGACGGGGTGGCGGTGCCGTCGAAGCAGCTGATGTCCGTCGCCGCGGAAGAGGTGCGCGAGCGCACACAGTTCGTCCTCCTCGACGAGCAGCAGGTGGCGTACCGCATGGTGCTCAACGCCGTACAGAAGGCGAAGAACGCCGACCGCAAGGAAGTCGTCATCGTCACGGGCGGCCCCGGCACCGGCAAGAGCGTCATCGCCCTCCAACTGCTCGGCGAGCTCTACCGACGCGGTGTACCGGCGCTTCACGCCACCGGATCGCAGTCCTTCACGAAGACCATGCGGAAGATCGCCGGGGCCCGCAAACGCGAAGTGCAGGACCTCTTCAAGTACTTCAACAGCTTCATGACGGCCGAGAAGAACACCCTGGGTGCCCTGATCTGCGACGAGGCGCACCGCATCAGGGAGACCTCGGCCAACCGCTTCACCCGCGCCGGGCTGCGCACCGGCAGGGCGCAGATCGACGAACTCATCGACGTCGCCTACGTGCCCGTCTTCTTCCTCGACGAGCACCAGGTCGTGCGCCCCGGCGAGATGGGCACCGTGGCCGACATCAAGGAGGCGGCGACGAAGCGGGGCATCCCGTGCCACGTCGTACCGCTGGACAGCCAGTTCCGCTGCGGTGGCAGCGACGCCTATCTGCGCTGGGTCGTACGGCTCCTCGGCCTGGAATCCGGCGGGCCGGTCACCTGGGACCCCGACGGCCGTATGCAACTGCTGGTCGCCGACAGCCCGCAGGAGATGGAGGCGTTCCTCGAAGCCCGTCGCGCCCAGGGCTACGGAGCCCGTATGTCCGCCGGCTACTGCTGGCGCTGGTCCCCGGAGCCCAAGCCCGGAGAGCCCTTGCCGCCCGACGTCGTCATCGGTGACTGGGCCCGCCCCTGGAACCTGCGCGGCGACCGCGCCGTCTCGGGAGCCCCGCCGTCGGCCCTGTGGGCCACCGCCCCGGCCGGCTTCGGCCAGGTCGGCTGCGTCTACACGGCGCAGGGCTTCGAGTACGACTGGTCCGGTGTGATCCTCGGCCCGGACCTGGTGTGGCGCGGCGACAGGTGGGTCACCGACCGCGCGGAGTCCAAGGACCCGGTCTTCAAAAGGTCCACCTCGGACGGAGACGTCGACCGCCTGATCCGCAACACCTACAAGGTGCTGCTCACCCGCGGCATGGTCGGCACGGTCGTCTACTCGACTGATCCGGAGACGCGGGCGAAGCTACGCGAACTGGTGGGCGACCGGGAGCGGCAGCCGGCGGCGGTGTGA
- a CDS encoding GIY-YIG nuclease family protein has translation MADIGAFGESVVQIGLTCRLDHMDRVNELDDASVPFRFDVHALIYSDDAVSLERALHQDFESRRVNWVNARREFFHTTPAEVHDALARHAGQHLLEFHEEPDAPEWRASTRAS, from the coding sequence GTGGCGGACATCGGCGCCTTCGGCGAATCCGTGGTCCAGATCGGCCTCACCTGCCGCCTCGACCACATGGACCGCGTCAACGAACTCGACGACGCCTCCGTCCCGTTCCGCTTCGATGTGCACGCGCTGATCTACAGCGACGACGCGGTGAGCCTCGAGCGGGCCCTCCACCAGGACTTCGAGTCCCGCCGCGTCAACTGGGTCAACGCCCGCCGCGAGTTCTTCCACACCACCCCGGCCGAGGTGCACGACGCCCTCGCCCGTCACGCCGGCCAGCACCTCCTGGAGTTCCACGAGGAGCCGGACGCACCGGAGTGGCGCGCGAGTACCCGAGCTTCCTGA
- a CDS encoding DUF4352 domain-containing protein — protein sequence MGGSTQRPRGRTAHLVAVAGATAAAGLLVGCAGAHATADRGGAASVDGITADRAAGVVAAPTPTQDDVPVLEEDESLTVHIPGNDTLGEPATEARVTLTGLAQADRLPQGEYLDPQVADPGTTFVCLEFKVENTGTAEFDTAPLTQARWTGKDGETKKVDQEIGGDCEGLGLVKENLLNEADPRAGEFVRGTTLLMVPDTQPGALEFADSLERALFKVGTTANR from the coding sequence ATGGGAGGCAGTACGCAGCGCCCTCGAGGACGCACAGCTCATCTGGTGGCCGTCGCCGGAGCGACCGCAGCCGCCGGCCTCCTGGTCGGCTGCGCCGGTGCGCACGCCACGGCGGACCGGGGCGGGGCCGCCTCGGTCGACGGGATCACCGCGGACCGGGCCGCCGGCGTGGTGGCAGCGCCCACCCCGACGCAGGACGACGTACCCGTTCTCGAGGAGGACGAGAGCCTGACGGTGCACATTCCCGGCAACGACACGCTCGGCGAGCCGGCGACCGAGGCCAGGGTCACGCTCACCGGGCTGGCGCAGGCCGACCGGCTCCCGCAGGGCGAGTATCTCGATCCGCAGGTCGCTGACCCAGGCACGACATTCGTCTGTCTGGAGTTCAAGGTCGAGAACACGGGCACCGCCGAGTTCGACACGGCGCCGCTGACGCAGGCGCGCTGGACGGGCAAGGACGGTGAGACGAAGAAGGTCGACCAGGAAATCGGCGGGGACTGCGAGGGGCTCGGGCTGGTCAAGGAGAACCTGCTGAACGAGGCGGACCCACGGGCCGGGGAGTTCGTACGGGGCACGACTCTGCTGATGGTGCCCGACACACAACCAGGAGCGCTGGAGTTCGCCGACTCCCTGGAGCGTGCCCTGTTCAAGGTCGGGACCACCGCCAACCGCTGA
- a CDS encoding ABC transporter ATP-binding protein — translation MKAIVTDTNSPSDTDADTSGGPHAPGATPDANGAPHTADGAAGTAPRTGRHARRAHGRDRSTRAAVATMYRLTAAHRASIVVATVLTLGGSALGLAQPLVAKQVVDAGANGRAIWPLLMLLGGLFVLEAATGAVGRFVLERMGEGVVRGLRHSLVSRLLRLEMREYQRHRSGDLISRTTADTTLLREVVAQALVDLVTGALVAAGAIFLMLWIDPLLLILVALTVATAAVVVASLLRGIRAASEHMQNSVGAIAADLERAIGALPMVRVHRAEDREAARIGERVDAAYDAGVRTAKLASVMSPAVELAVQGSFLLVLVIGGLRVNGSANSLGDLVAFLLYASYLVLPLSSVFRAVGLIQRGMGAYQRIEEVLEMPAEPRPGPAEAAGSTTTGVTARHPVSTPAPALVLQDVHFAYAPDRPVLRGVSLTVPHRQQVALVGRSGAGKSTVFALAARFYEPDSGRLLFDGRPAVELSREQCRARIAVVDQNTHVVQGTLWDNITYAVPDAKETDVRRVVELAQLEELVARLPGGLACPLGERGGTLSAGERQRVALARALLARPALLLLDEPTSHLDAVNERALTTVMKGVTQECSVLVIAHRLSTVQHADKIVVMEDGRAVACGHHQELLSTSPAYRELASAQMIRGSGPGTG, via the coding sequence ATGAAAGCGATCGTCACCGACACGAACTCCCCCTCCGACACCGATGCGGATACGAGTGGCGGACCGCACGCGCCCGGGGCGACCCCTGACGCGAACGGTGCGCCGCACACGGCGGACGGCGCGGCCGGGACGGCACCCCGTACCGGCCGCCACGCTCGGAGGGCGCACGGCCGTGACCGGTCCACCCGGGCCGCCGTCGCCACCATGTACCGGCTCACCGCCGCACACCGGGCGTCCATCGTCGTCGCCACCGTCCTCACCCTCGGCGGCTCCGCCCTCGGGCTGGCCCAGCCGCTCGTCGCCAAACAGGTCGTGGACGCCGGCGCGAACGGCCGGGCGATCTGGCCGCTGCTGATGCTGCTGGGCGGCCTGTTCGTCCTCGAGGCCGCCACCGGCGCGGTCGGGCGCTTCGTCCTGGAACGCATGGGGGAAGGCGTGGTGCGAGGACTTCGCCACAGCCTCGTCTCGCGGCTGCTCCGGCTGGAGATGAGGGAGTACCAGCGACACCGCAGCGGTGACCTCATCTCCCGTACGACGGCCGACACCACCCTCCTGCGGGAGGTGGTGGCCCAGGCACTGGTCGACCTCGTCACCGGCGCCCTCGTCGCGGCCGGCGCGATCTTCCTCATGCTGTGGATCGATCCGCTGCTGCTGATCCTGGTCGCCCTGACGGTGGCGACCGCCGCCGTCGTCGTCGCCTCGCTCCTGAGGGGCATCCGGGCCGCCTCCGAACACATGCAGAACTCCGTCGGCGCCATCGCGGCCGATCTGGAGCGCGCCATCGGCGCCCTGCCGATGGTTCGCGTGCACCGGGCGGAAGACCGGGAGGCGGCCCGTATCGGCGAACGGGTCGACGCGGCGTACGACGCGGGCGTACGGACCGCGAAACTCGCATCCGTCATGAGCCCCGCCGTCGAACTCGCCGTCCAGGGCTCGTTCCTGCTCGTCCTGGTCATCGGCGGCCTACGGGTCAACGGGAGCGCCAACTCCCTCGGAGACCTGGTCGCCTTCCTGCTGTACGCCTCGTACCTCGTGCTGCCGCTGTCCTCCGTCTTCCGCGCTGTCGGGCTGATCCAACGCGGCATGGGTGCCTACCAGCGCATCGAAGAAGTGCTGGAGATGCCCGCCGAGCCCCGCCCCGGGCCGGCGGAGGCCGCCGGGTCCACCACGACCGGCGTCACGGCTCGGCACCCGGTGAGCACCCCGGCTCCGGCTCTCGTCCTCCAGGACGTCCACTTCGCCTACGCCCCGGACCGACCGGTGCTGCGGGGCGTGTCCCTCACGGTTCCCCACCGGCAGCAGGTCGCCCTGGTCGGCAGGTCCGGCGCAGGCAAGAGCACCGTCTTCGCCCTGGCGGCCAGGTTCTACGAACCGGACTCCGGCCGCCTGCTCTTCGACGGCCGCCCGGCGGTGGAGCTGAGCCGCGAACAGTGCCGGGCGCGTATCGCCGTCGTCGACCAGAACACCCATGTCGTACAGGGCACGCTGTGGGACAACATCACGTACGCGGTGCCCGACGCCAAGGAGACGGACGTCCGGCGGGTCGTCGAGCTGGCCCAGCTCGAAGAGCTGGTCGCGCGACTTCCCGGAGGGCTGGCCTGCCCGCTCGGCGAACGCGGCGGGACACTGTCGGCGGGGGAGCGGCAGCGTGTGGCCCTGGCCCGCGCGCTGCTCGCCCGCCCGGCGCTGCTCCTGCTCGACGAACCGACCTCGCACCTGGACGCGGTCAACGAGAGGGCGCTCACCACGGTGATGAAAGGCGTCACCCAGGAGTGCTCCGTGCTGGTGATCGCCCACCGGCTCTCCACGGTGCAGCACGCCGACAAGATCGTCGTGATGGAGGACGGCCGGGCCGTTGCCTGCGGACATCACCAGGAACTCCTGTCGACGAGCCCGGCCTACCGGGAACTGGCGTCGGCGCAGATGATCCGGGGCTCCGGACCGGGCACGGGGTGA
- a CDS encoding lasso peptide biosynthesis B2 protein codes for MTTPSALVRPAGVPFARRAAARAVLLPAVVLSLLPPRRVRTVLGLVCRGARPATAEQAKNARDAMCAVSLRCAGPRGCLPRSLGAALLCRLGGHWPTWCTGVRVVPPFTAHAWIEADGRPVDEGVPDGYFTRLIAVAPARSRSR; via the coding sequence ATGACCACGCCGAGCGCACTGGTGCGGCCGGCCGGCGTCCCCTTCGCCCGCAGGGCCGCCGCCAGGGCCGTCCTCCTCCCTGCCGTCGTGCTGTCCCTGCTGCCACCGCGGCGGGTCCGCACCGTGCTCGGCCTCGTGTGCAGGGGAGCGCGGCCCGCCACCGCCGAACAGGCGAAGAACGCACGGGACGCCATGTGCGCCGTCAGCCTCCGCTGCGCCGGACCACGTGGCTGCCTGCCCCGGTCCCTCGGCGCCGCACTGCTGTGCCGGCTGGGCGGACACTGGCCGACCTGGTGCACGGGGGTGCGAGTCGTGCCCCCCTTCACCGCGCACGCCTGGATCGAGGCGGACGGCCGGCCGGTGGACGAAGGAGTGCCCGACGGCTACTTCACCCGCCTCATCGCCGTCGCCCCGGCGCGGAGCCGGAGCCGATGA
- a CDS encoding lasso peptide biosynthesis PqqD family chaperone: MALRFGTDVSTAETDYGTVLLDERSGTYWELNPTGTVVIKTLLEGGDEAAAVAALLDEFDIDREQAAQDVATLVSDLRASGLAA; the protein is encoded by the coding sequence ATGGCACTGCGGTTCGGTACCGACGTCTCCACGGCGGAGACCGACTACGGCACGGTACTTCTGGACGAACGCAGCGGTACGTACTGGGAGTTGAACCCCACCGGCACCGTGGTGATCAAGACGCTGCTCGAGGGCGGCGACGAAGCCGCCGCGGTCGCCGCTCTCCTCGACGAGTTCGACATCGACCGGGAACAGGCGGCTCAGGACGTAGCGACCCTGGTGAGCGACCTGCGGGCGAGCGGGCTGGCCGCATGA
- a CDS encoding lasso peptide isopeptide bond-forming cyclase has product MTELHESAGPGPGDAHFAVFPDREDAAAVARSFLRPGSRTLSHPTGRPWLVGDWHDSEIVTATAGRAALAVVGCCPVDSAELERRAGRLRDLAELDALARSLPGSFHLVAALDGRLRVQGTASGLRLVFHTEIDGVRVAASSADTLAAVIGAEPDTQQLAVRLLWPVPHPLADTSVWRGVTAVAPEDALMVAADGRTARPSRWWTPPDPVRPLHDSTTDVRDALVEAVGARTAQGGVVSCDLSGGLDSTSVLFLAGQSKAELVASTWPGRDPADTDLHWARKAARFLPGVDHVVWDADASPLVYEDLLGIDDLLDEPTIGVMDRSRVLHHLPALAARGSRLHMTGIGGDHVAWCSEAYYHRLARTRPMFALRQLRGFRALWQWPLGGTLRALADNRPYGVWLADGARRLREPLPATVSTSLGWGMPPRLFDWVTPDAERLARHALEEAAATASPLHPDRGLHADLEQIRSCTRIIRQWDRMAARAGVPMASPFLDDRVIEACLAVRPSDRVTPWHYKPLLTEAMRGIVPEECLRRTDKAAASMDASNGLREHRGDLLALWKDSRLEDLGLVDGEALRRLARRPSTPGLRDAILYSTIACEVWLRGISRPAGQATAIRTGR; this is encoded by the coding sequence ATGACTGAACTGCACGAAAGTGCGGGGCCGGGCCCCGGCGACGCGCATTTCGCGGTCTTTCCCGACCGTGAGGATGCCGCCGCCGTGGCCCGCTCCTTCCTGCGTCCGGGCAGCCGGACCCTGAGCCACCCGACGGGCCGCCCATGGCTCGTGGGGGACTGGCACGACTCCGAGATCGTCACCGCCACGGCGGGCCGGGCCGCCCTCGCGGTCGTCGGGTGCTGTCCCGTCGACTCGGCCGAACTGGAGCGCCGCGCCGGCCGGTTACGCGATCTCGCGGAGCTCGACGCACTGGCGCGCTCACTGCCCGGCAGCTTCCACCTGGTGGCCGCGCTCGACGGACGGCTCCGGGTCCAGGGCACGGCCTCCGGGCTCCGACTGGTCTTCCACACCGAGATCGACGGTGTGCGCGTGGCCGCCAGCAGCGCCGACACGCTCGCCGCCGTCATCGGAGCCGAACCGGACACCCAGCAGCTCGCCGTGCGGCTGCTCTGGCCGGTCCCGCATCCGCTCGCCGACACCTCGGTCTGGCGCGGCGTCACCGCTGTCGCCCCCGAGGACGCCCTGATGGTCGCTGCGGACGGACGGACCGCCCGCCCCTCACGCTGGTGGACGCCACCGGACCCCGTCCGACCGCTCCACGACTCGACCACCGACGTCAGGGACGCCCTCGTCGAGGCGGTCGGCGCCCGCACGGCGCAAGGCGGAGTCGTCAGCTGCGACCTGTCCGGAGGGCTCGACTCCACCTCCGTGCTCTTCCTGGCCGGGCAGTCGAAGGCCGAGCTCGTGGCCAGCACCTGGCCGGGCCGTGATCCCGCGGACACCGACCTCCACTGGGCCCGGAAGGCCGCCCGGTTCCTCCCGGGCGTCGACCACGTCGTGTGGGACGCCGACGCCTCGCCGCTCGTCTACGAGGACCTCCTCGGCATCGACGACCTGCTGGACGAACCGACCATCGGCGTCATGGACCGGTCGCGGGTCCTGCACCATCTGCCCGCGCTGGCGGCACGCGGCAGCCGGCTGCACATGACCGGCATCGGCGGCGACCACGTGGCCTGGTGCTCGGAGGCGTACTACCACCGCCTCGCCCGCACACGGCCGATGTTCGCCCTGCGACAGCTCCGCGGCTTCCGCGCCCTGTGGCAGTGGCCGCTCGGCGGCACCCTGCGCGCCCTGGCCGACAACCGGCCGTACGGGGTATGGCTCGCCGACGGCGCGCGACGGCTGCGTGAACCGTTGCCCGCTACGGTGAGCACCAGCCTCGGTTGGGGGATGCCGCCGCGCCTGTTCGACTGGGTGACGCCGGACGCCGAGCGGCTGGCCCGGCACGCGCTCGAAGAGGCCGCGGCGACGGCGTCGCCGCTCCACCCGGACCGCGGACTGCACGCCGACCTGGAACAGATCCGCTCCTGCACACGCATCATCCGGCAATGGGACCGGATGGCCGCCCGCGCCGGAGTGCCGATGGCCTCGCCCTTCCTCGACGACCGGGTGATCGAGGCGTGCCTCGCGGTCCGGCCGAGCGACCGGGTGACGCCGTGGCACTACAAACCGCTGCTGACCGAGGCCATGCGCGGCATCGTGCCCGAAGAATGCCTGCGGCGCACGGACAAGGCCGCCGCCTCCATGGACGCCTCCAACGGACTGCGCGAACACCGCGGCGACCTGCTCGCCCTGTGGAAGGACTCACGGCTGGAGGATCTCGGCCTGGTGGACGGCGAAGCCTTGCGGAGGCTCGCCCGAAGGCCGTCGACCCCCGGACTGCGGGACGCGATCCTCTACTCGACGATCGCCTGCGAAGTCTGGCTGCGCGGGATCTCCCGCCCCGCCGGACAGGCGACGGCGATACGAACCGGACGGTGA
- a CDS encoding keywimysin-related RiPP translates to MKKAYEAPTLVRLGSFRTKTGLLGKHGNDRLILSKN, encoded by the coding sequence GTGAAGAAGGCTTACGAGGCGCCGACGCTGGTTCGGCTGGGATCGTTCCGAACGAAGACCGGGCTTCTTGGGAAGCACGGCAACGACCGTCTCATCCTGAGCAAGAACTGA